One Nocardioides dongkuii genomic window, GGCCCCGGCGAGGGTGCACACCGCCGTCGAGGACAGCGGGCCGAGCGGGAGCCGGACGACCGACCGGGCGGTGGCGAGGGCGGCCAGCAGCCGACGCAGCGGGTGGCCGCCGTCCAGCTCGTCGTCGCGGTAGGTCAGCACCAGCACCGCGGGCAGCTCGGCGACCCGCCGGGACAGCCACCGGAGCAGGTCCAGGGTCGCCTCGTCGGCCCAGTGCACGTCCTCGACGGTCAGCAGGGTCGCGTGGCCGCGCCAGTCGAGCTCCTCGAGCAGGGCGGTGAACAGCGCGTCCCGCTCGCCGGGTGACCGGAGCGCGCGGGCGAGGTCGGCCCCGACGGAGCCGGCCAGGTCCCTCATCGGGCCCAGCAGCCGGGGCGTGGCCAGGTCGTCGCACCGGCCGGTGAGCAGCCGGGCGTCGGGCAGCACGTCGTGCAGGGCGCCGACCAGGCTGGACTTGCCGATCCCGGCCTCCCCGGAGACCAGCACCACCGAGCCGGCTCCGGTCGCCGCGCGACCAGCGGCGTGGACCAGCGCCGCGAGCTCCTCGTCGCGCTCCAGGACAGCCGTCCGGGACAGCATGGCCTGATCGTAGGACGGTCCGGCGCTGATAGGGTCGCTGCGTTCGAACATCCTTTAACGATCCGTCCCGTGAGGCGGAGAAGGAGGTCGGCGTGCCGTTGCATGCCCCTGCGATCCTGGTCCTCGAGGACGGTCGCACCTTTACCGGCGAGGCGTACGGCGCCCCCGGCGAGACGTTCGGCGAAGCGGTCTTCAACACCGGCATGACCGGCTACCAGGAGACGCTGACCGACCCGTCGTACCACCGCCAGGTCGTCGTGATGACCGCGCCGCACATCGGCAACACCGGGATCAACGACGAGGACCAGGAGTCCGGTCGGATCTGGGTGGCCGGGTACGTCGTGCGCGACCCCGCCCGCCGGCCCTCGAGCTGGCGCTCCCGGCGCACCCTCGACGACGAGCTGCGCGACCAGGGCGTGGTCGGCATCTCCGGCATCGACACCCGCGCGCTGACTCGGCACCTGCGCGAGCGCGGCGCGATGCGCGTCGGCATCTCCTCGGTGGAGACCGACCCCGCCGCGCTGCTCGAGCGGGTCCGGCAGGCCGACGCGATGGCCGGCACCGAGCTCTCCAGCGAGGTCTCCACCCAGGAGGCGTACGTCGTCCCGGCGCACGGTGAGCGGCGGTTCACCGTCGCGGCGCTCGACCTCGGCATCAAGACGATGACGCCGCACCGGATGGCCGAGCGCGGGATCGAGGTGCACGTGCTGCCCGCCACCGCGACGCTCGACGACGTGCTCGCGGTGCGTCCCGACGGGCTGTTCTACTCCAACGGGCCCGGCGACCCCGCCGCCACGACCCACCAGGTCGAGGTGCTGCAGGGGGCGCTCGCCCAGGAGCTGCCCTACTTCGGCATCTGCTTCGGCAACCAGCTCTTCGGCCGCGCGCTGGGCTTCGGCACCTACAAGCTCACCTACGGCCACCGCGGCATCAACCAGCCGGTGATGGACCGCACCACCGGCCGGGTCGAGGTGACCGCCCACAACCACGGGTTCGCCGTCGACGCCCCGCTCGAGGGTGTCACCAGCACGCCGTACGGGGAGGCGACGGTGAGCCACGTCTGCCTCAACGACGACGTGGTCGAGGGGCTCGAGCTCCGGGTCCCGACAGGCTCGACCACCGAACCAGGGAGGCTCAAGGCCTTCTCGGTGCAGTACCACCCCGAGGCGGCCGCCGGGCCGCACGACGCGGCGTACCTCTTCGACCGCTTCGCCGAACTGATGTCGGAGCGCCGTGACCCGCGGAACCCGACCACCGAGAGCGAGGCCTGAGCATGCCCAAGCGCGAGGACATCAAGTCCGTGCTGGTGATCGGCTCCGGGCCGATCATCATCGGCCAGGCCGCGGAGTTCGACTACTCCGGCACCCAGGCCTGCCGGGTGCTGCGCGAGGAGGGCCTGCGGGTCATCCTGGTGAACTCCAACCCGGCGACGATCATGACCGACCCGGAGTTCGCCGACGCGACGTACGTCGAGCCGATCACCCCGGAGTTCGTCGAGAAGGTGATCGCCAAGGAGCGCCCCGACGCGCTGCTCGCGACGCTCGGCGGCCAGACCGCGCTCAACGCCGCGATGGCGCTGGACCGCGAGGGCGTGCTGGAGAAGTACGGCGTGGAGCTGATCGGCGCCAGCATCGAGGCGATCGACCGCGGCGAGAACCGCCAGGTGTTCAAGAAGATCGTCGAGGAGCTCGGCGGCGAGTCCGCGAAGTCGGCGATCTGCCACTCGATGGACGACTGCCTGGCGGCCGCTGAGGAGCTCGGCTACCCGGTCGTCGTGCGGCCCTCGTTCACCATGGGCGGCACGGGCTCGGGCATGGCCTACAACGAGACCGACCTGCACCGGATCGCCGGCGCGGGCCTCGCGGCCAGCCCGACCACCGAGGTGCTCCTCGAGGAGTCGATCCTCGGCTGGAAGGAGTACGAGCTCGAGGTGATGCGCGACACCGCCGACAACGTGGTGATCGTCTGCTCGATCGAGAACCTCGACCCGATGGGCGTGCACACCGGCGACTCGATCACCGTCGCGCCGGCGATGACGCTCACCGACCGCGAGTACCAGCACATGCGCGACATGGCGATCGGCATCATCCGCTCCGTCGGCGTCGACACCGGTGGCTGCAACATCCAGTACGCCGTGAACCCCGCCGACGGCCGGCTCGTGGTGATCGAGATGAACCCGCGGGTGTCCCGGTCGAGCGCGCTGGCCTCCAAGGCGACCGGCTTCCCGATCGCCAAGATCGCGGCGAAGGTGGCGATCGGCTACACCCTCGACGAGATCCCCAACGACATCACCGCGGAGACGCCGGCGTCCTTCGAGCCGTCGCTCGACTACGTCGTGGTGAAGGTCCCGCGGTTCGCGTTCGAGAAGTTCCCCGGCGCCGACCCGACGCTGACCACGCACATGAAGTCGGTCGGCGAGGCGATGGCGTTCGGCCGGAGCTTCACCGAGGCGCTGCAGAAGGCGCTGCGCTCGCTGGAGGCCTCCGACGCGGTCTTCGACTGGCACCAGGAGTGGGTCGAGCTCGACAAGGCGGCGCTGCTCGAGGAGATCCGCACCCCCCACGACGGCCGGCTGCGCAAGGTGATGGACGCGATCCGCGCCGGCGCGACGCCCGAGGAGGTCTTCGAGGCCACCGGCATCGACCCGTGGTTCGTCGACCAGCTGATGCTGATCAACGAGGTCGCGACCGAGGTCACCGCGGCGACCGAGCTCACCCCCGGCCTGCTGCGCAAGGCCAAGCGGCACGGCTTCTCCGACCTCCAGATCGGCAAGATCCGCGGCATGAGCGCCGACGTGGTGCGCGGGGTCCGGCACGCGCTCGGGATCCGGCCGGTCTACAAGACCGTGGACACCTGCGCGGCGGAGTTCGCCGCGCAGACGCCGTACCACTACTCCTCCTACGACGAGGAGAGCGAGGTCGCGCCCCGGGAGCGGCCGGCGGTGATCATCCTCGGCTCCGGGCCCAACCGGATCGGCCAGGGCATCGAGTTCGACTACTCCTGCGTGCACGCCTCGCTCGCGCTGAGCGAGGTCGGCTACGACACCGTGATGGTCAACTGCAACCCCGAGACGGTCAGCACCGACTACGACACCTCCGACCGGCTCTACTTCGAGCCGCTCACGCTCGAGGACGTCCTGGAGGTCGTGCACGCCGAGACCCTGGCCGGCCCGGTCGCCGGCGTCATCTGCCAGCTGGGCGGGCAGACGCCGCTGGGCCTGGCGCAGGGGCTCGCCGCGAACGGCGTCCCGATGGTCGGCACCTCGCCCGACGCGATCGACCTCGCCGAGGAGCGCGGCGCGTTCGGCCGGGTGCTCGCCGAGGCGGGCCTGGTCGCGCCCAAGCACGGCACCGCCACGTCGTACCCGGAGGCGCAGGAGATCGCCACCGAGATCGGCTACCCGGTGCTCGTGCGGCCGTCGTACGTCCTGGGCGGGCGCGGCATGGAGATCGTGTACGGCGACGAGGCGCTCCAGGCCTACCTGGAGAAGTACGTCGCCGCGGGGCTGATCTCGCGGCGCGCGCCGGTGCTGGTCGACCGGTTCCTCGACGACGCGATCGAGATCGACGTGGACGCCCTCTTCGACGGCGAGGAGCTCTTCCTCGGCGGGGTGATGGAGCACATCGAGGAGGCCGGCATCCACTCCGGCGACTCCTCCTGCGCGCTCCCGCCGATCACGCTCGGCGCGCGGGAGATCGAGCGGATCCGGGAGGCCACCGAGGGCATCGCCCGCGGGGTCGGCGTCCTCGGGCTGCTCAACATCCAGTTCGCGCTGAGCTCCGACATCCTCTACGTCCTGGAGGCCAACCCGCGCGCCAGCCGCACGGTGCCGTTCGTGTCCAAGGCGACCGCGACCCCGCTGGCCAAGGCCGCGGCGCGGATCATGCTGGGGGAGTCGGTCGCCGACCTGCGGGCCGCGGGCGTGCTGCCGGCGTCCGGCGACGGCGGCTCGCTGCCCGCGGACCAGCCGATCGCGGTCAAGGAGGCGGTGATGCCGTTCAACCGGTTCCGCACCCCCGACGGCGCCCAGGTCGACACCGTGCTCGGCCCGGAGATGAAGTCGACCGGCGAGGTGATGGGGCTGGACCGCGACTTCGGCACGGCGTTCTCGAAGTCCCAGGCCGCGGCGTTCGGTCCGCTGCCCACGTCGGGCAAGGTCTTCGTCTCGATGGCCAACCGGGACAAGCGGGCGATGATCTTCCCGGTCAAGGTGCTCGCCGACATGGGCTTCGAGATCCTCGCGACCCAGGGCACCGCCGAGGTGCTGCGCCGCAACGGCGTGGCCTCGACGGTGGTGCGCAAGCACTTCGAGGGGCCCGGCCCGGACGGGGAGAAGACCACCGTCCAGCTCATCGACGACGGCGAGGTCCAGCTGATCGTGAACACGCCGTACGGCGCGGGCGTGGGCAGCCAGGCCCGCCTCGACGGCTACGAGATCCGCACCGCCGCGGTCCGCGCGAACGTCCCGTGCATCACCACGGTGCCCGGCCTCGGCGCGGCCGTGCAGGGCATCGAGGCGACCCGGCGCGGCGACATCGGCGTCCGGAGCCTGCAGGAGTGGGCACGCAGGTGACCTCGGCGTACGACGTCCTGTTCGACCGGGTCGCCACCCGGATCGACCCGGAGCGCGCCCACCACCTCGGCTTCGGGGCGGTTCGGGCCGCGCGCCCGGTGCTGGCGCGGCTCGGCACCCCCGGCCCGCCGGTGCACGCGCTGGGGCTGAGGTTCCCGAACGTGCTCGGGATGGCGGCCGGCTTCGACAAGAACGCCGTCGGCATCGACGCCCTCGGGGCGCTCGGCTTCGGGCACGTCGAGGTCGGCACCGTCACGGGGGAGCCGCAACCGGGCAACCCGCGCCCGCGGCTGTTCCGGCTCGTCCCCGACCGCGCCGTGGTCAACCGGATGGGGTTCAACAACGACGGCGCCGAGGCCGTGGCCCGGCGGCTCGCCGCTCGGGCGAGCTCCTCCGGTGGCCGGCGACCCGGCCCGGTGGTCGGCGTGAACATCGGCAAGACCAAGCTCGTGCCCGACGACGACCAGGCCGCGGTCGAGGCCGACTACGCGAAGTCCGCCCGGCTGCTGGCGCCGCACGCCGACTACCTCGTCGTCAACGTCAGCTCGCCGAACACCCCCGGGCTGCGCAGCCTGCAGGCCGTCGAGCGGCTGGGCCCGCTGCTCGAGCACGTGCGGCGCACCGCGGACCTCGCGGTCGCGGACCGGCGGGTGCCGCTGCTGGTGAAGATCGCGCCCGACCTCGCCGACGACGACGTCCTGGCGGTCGCCGACCTCGCGGTGGCGATCGGGCTCGACGGCGTCATCGCCACCAACACCACGATCTCGCGCTCCGGGCTGCGCAGCCCGGCGGCGGAGGTCGAGGCGATCGGCGCCGGCGGGCTCTCGGGGCGGCCGCTGGCCGCGCGCTCGCTGGAGGTGCTCCGGCTGCTCCGCGGGCGGGTCGGCCCCGACCTGACGCTCATCGGCGTCGGGGGCATCACCACGGTCCAGGACGCCCGCGACCGGCTCGCGGCCGGCGCCGACCTGCTGCAGGGCTACACCGCGTTCGTCTACGAGGGCCCGGGGTGGCCGCGGCGGGTCGTCCGCGGGGTCGGGGCGACCCGATGACCCCCGCCCCCGGCCCGGTCCACGTCACCGGCGAGGTGCTGGCCACCAAGGTGGTCGGCGCCTACACGCACCTGACCGTGGTGGCCCCGGACGTGGCCGAGCGGTTCCGCCCCGGCACCTTCGTCGCGCTCTCCGTGGGCGAGACGACCGGCGCCACCCGGCTGGCCCGGCGGGCGCTGTGGGTCCACCAGGTCCGCCCGGTCGGCGGCTACGGGCCCGCGCTCCAGCTCGTCGTCGAGCCGGTCGGCCCGGGCACCCGGTGGCTCGCCGCCCTCACCCCCGGCAGCCGGGTCGAGGTCACCGGCCCGCTGGGCCGGCCGTTCGCGCTGCCCAAGGAGCCGGTGAGCTGCCTGCTCGTCGGCGAGGGGTACGCCGCGGCGCCGCTCTTCCCGCTCGCCGAGCGGCTGCGCGAGCGCGGCTGCGCGGTCAACCTGCTGGTCGCCGCCGACGACGAGGCGCACCTGCTCTCCGCGCTGGAGGCCCGGCGCTCGGCCCGCGCGGTCACCGTCGTCACCCGCGACGGGTCGGTCGGGATGAAGGGCCGGGTCGCCGACGTCGTCGTCGGGGTCCTCGAGCGCTCCGGCGCCGAGGTCGTGTACGCCGGGGGCCGGGTCGCCACCCTGCACGCCGTCGCCGCCGCCGCGGAGGACGCCGGCGCCTGGAGCCAGACCGCCGTCGAGCAGCCGCTGGCCTGCGCCACCGGGCTCTGCCACGGCTGCCCGGTGCCGGTCGTCGGCGAGGACGGCGTCGCCCGCACCGTCCGGGCCTGCGCCGACGGCCCGGTCTTCCGCGGCGACCGGGTGCGCTGGGCCGAGCTCGAGGACCGGTCCGCGTGATCCCCGGCCTCCCGCTCCCGTCCCCGGTGCTGGTCGCGGCCGGCTGCGGCGGCACCGGCCGCGAGCTCGCGGCGTACGCCCCGCTGTCGACGTACGGCGCCTTCGTCACCCGGTCGATCGCGCTCGACCCCCGCCCCGGCGGACCGCCACCCCGGGTGGTCGAGTCGCCGTCCGGGCTGCTGCACGCCACCGGGCTGCCCGGCCCGGGCCTCGAGGGGTTCCTGGCCAGCGAGCTGCCCTGGCTGCTCCAGCAGGGCGCTCGGGTCGTGGTCTCGGTCGTCGGCGCCACCATCCAGGAGTACGCCGAGGTCTGCCGGCG contains:
- the carB gene encoding carbamoyl-phosphate synthase large subunit translates to MPKREDIKSVLVIGSGPIIIGQAAEFDYSGTQACRVLREEGLRVILVNSNPATIMTDPEFADATYVEPITPEFVEKVIAKERPDALLATLGGQTALNAAMALDREGVLEKYGVELIGASIEAIDRGENRQVFKKIVEELGGESAKSAICHSMDDCLAAAEELGYPVVVRPSFTMGGTGSGMAYNETDLHRIAGAGLAASPTTEVLLEESILGWKEYELEVMRDTADNVVIVCSIENLDPMGVHTGDSITVAPAMTLTDREYQHMRDMAIGIIRSVGVDTGGCNIQYAVNPADGRLVVIEMNPRVSRSSALASKATGFPIAKIAAKVAIGYTLDEIPNDITAETPASFEPSLDYVVVKVPRFAFEKFPGADPTLTTHMKSVGEAMAFGRSFTEALQKALRSLEASDAVFDWHQEWVELDKAALLEEIRTPHDGRLRKVMDAIRAGATPEEVFEATGIDPWFVDQLMLINEVATEVTAATELTPGLLRKAKRHGFSDLQIGKIRGMSADVVRGVRHALGIRPVYKTVDTCAAEFAAQTPYHYSSYDEESEVAPRERPAVIILGSGPNRIGQGIEFDYSCVHASLALSEVGYDTVMVNCNPETVSTDYDTSDRLYFEPLTLEDVLEVVHAETLAGPVAGVICQLGGQTPLGLAQGLAANGVPMVGTSPDAIDLAEERGAFGRVLAEAGLVAPKHGTATSYPEAQEIATEIGYPVLVRPSYVLGGRGMEIVYGDEALQAYLEKYVAAGLISRRAPVLVDRFLDDAIEIDVDALFDGEELFLGGVMEHIEEAGIHSGDSSCALPPITLGAREIERIREATEGIARGVGVLGLLNIQFALSSDILYVLEANPRASRTVPFVSKATATPLAKAAARIMLGESVADLRAAGVLPASGDGGSLPADQPIAVKEAVMPFNRFRTPDGAQVDTVLGPEMKSTGEVMGLDRDFGTAFSKSQAAAFGPLPTSGKVFVSMANRDKRAMIFPVKVLADMGFEILATQGTAEVLRRNGVASTVVRKHFEGPGPDGEKTTVQLIDDGEVQLIVNTPYGAGVGSQARLDGYEIRTAAVRANVPCITTVPGLGAAVQGIEATRRGDIGVRSLQEWARR
- a CDS encoding quinone-dependent dihydroorotate dehydrogenase, whose protein sequence is MGTQVTSAYDVLFDRVATRIDPERAHHLGFGAVRAARPVLARLGTPGPPVHALGLRFPNVLGMAAGFDKNAVGIDALGALGFGHVEVGTVTGEPQPGNPRPRLFRLVPDRAVVNRMGFNNDGAEAVARRLAARASSSGGRRPGPVVGVNIGKTKLVPDDDQAAVEADYAKSARLLAPHADYLVVNVSSPNTPGLRSLQAVERLGPLLEHVRRTADLAVADRRVPLLVKIAPDLADDDVLAVADLAVAIGLDGVIATNTTISRSGLRSPAAEVEAIGAGGLSGRPLAARSLEVLRLLRGRVGPDLTLIGVGGITTVQDARDRLAAGADLLQGYTAFVYEGPGWPRRVVRGVGATR
- a CDS encoding dihydroorotate dehydrogenase electron transfer subunit, encoding MTPAPGPVHVTGEVLATKVVGAYTHLTVVAPDVAERFRPGTFVALSVGETTGATRLARRALWVHQVRPVGGYGPALQLVVEPVGPGTRWLAALTPGSRVEVTGPLGRPFALPKEPVSCLLVGEGYAAAPLFPLAERLRERGCAVNLLVAADDEAHLLSALEARRSARAVTVVTRDGSVGMKGRVADVVVGVLERSGAEVVYAGGRVATLHAVAAAAEDAGAWSQTAVEQPLACATGLCHGCPVPVVGEDGVARTVRACADGPVFRGDRVRWAELEDRSA
- the carA gene encoding glutamine-hydrolyzing carbamoyl-phosphate synthase small subunit, whose product is MPLHAPAILVLEDGRTFTGEAYGAPGETFGEAVFNTGMTGYQETLTDPSYHRQVVVMTAPHIGNTGINDEDQESGRIWVAGYVVRDPARRPSSWRSRRTLDDELRDQGVVGISGIDTRALTRHLRERGAMRVGISSVETDPAALLERVRQADAMAGTELSSEVSTQEAYVVPAHGERRFTVAALDLGIKTMTPHRMAERGIEVHVLPATATLDDVLAVRPDGLFYSNGPGDPAATTHQVEVLQGALAQELPYFGICFGNQLFGRALGFGTYKLTYGHRGINQPVMDRTTGRVEVTAHNHGFAVDAPLEGVTSTPYGEATVSHVCLNDDVVEGLELRVPTGSTTEPGRLKAFSVQYHPEAAAGPHDAAYLFDRFAELMSERRDPRNPTTESEA